CGGTCTTGCCGACCGACTTCATGCTTTGCATGCCCGCGATGCCGCTGACCACGGTGCAGAAGATGATCGGCGCGATGACCATCTTGATCAGCTTGACGAAGCCGTCACCCAGGGGTTTGAGGGCTACGCCGGTTTCCGGGTAGTAGTGGCCGAGCAGGATACCGATGGTGATCGCGACGATCACCTGGACATACAGCGATTTGTACAGCGGCTGACGAGTCGTCATGGCTAGTTTTTCCTCAAGTGGGCCGGCGCATCCTTCCCAGGATGTCGGGGCACCTGAATCGCGAACCCTCCTGTACCCGGAGGGATTTGTCGTTGTGTTCGAGCGCCTGGGCAGGCCTCTGCCAGGTGAATAGCAAGGGCGATGCCAAAGTGCCCGCTTGAGGTGCATAGCCAATGATTACAGGGTGTGAATGCCCCGGGACGGGGCGTAAAAGCCGGTAGGAAATGGCGGATTTCCGCCCGATGGCGGAAATCGTACAGGGCAGGTTGGCGGGAATCCGCCTTTGCCAGAGGCGGTGACAGCAGGCCCGGCCTCATCGCCGGCAAGCCGGCTCCCACCCCGACCGCGCGGCCCTCAAGCCAAACGCCGTCCCTGTGGGAGCTGGCTTGCCAGCGATGAGGCCCTTCTGGCGGCTCAATCGAGCCGGAAAGCGATGCGGAACGCAGCTCCACCCAATTCGGAGTCGCCCAGGCTCAACTCGGCGTCGTAGCTGTCGATGATGTCCTTGACCACCGCCAGGCCGATCCCTTGTCCCGGGTGCTGGCGGTCCAGCCGCTCGCCGCGTTCGAGAATGCGCTCACGCTGGTCGGGCGGCACGCCCGGACCGTCGTCCTCGACCCACAGCTCCAGTTGCCCCGGCGCTTCACGCAGGCTGACCCGCACCTGCCCCAGGCACAACCGGTAGGCGTTCTCCAGCAGGTTGCCGAGCAGCTCGAGCAAAGCCCCCTGCTCCATCGGCACCCGCGCATCGGCCGGCAGATCGAAACCGACCTCGACGCGTTTGTCGCGATAAACCTTGGCCAAGGTGCTGCACAGGCTGTCGAGCAATGGCTTGAGCTCGACCTGGTGCTTCACCAGGCCACTCTTGCGCAGGCTGGCGCGTTGCAATTGGTAGTCTATCTGCTGGCTCATGCGCTCGATCTGGCTCTGCAGCACCCGTGCCTGCTCGCGGTCGCCCTGCTCCATGCTCTCACCCACGCCCTGCAGCACCGCCAGCGGGGTCTTGAGGCTATGGGCCAGGTCGTCGAGCGAGTCGCGGTAGCGCTGGCGCTGCTCGCGCTCGCTGCGCAGCAGGCGGTTGAGCGAGCCGGTCAGGCGCAGCAGCTCGCGTGGATGTTCACGGCTGAGCCCATCCCG
This sequence is a window from Pseudomonas maumuensis. Protein-coding genes within it:
- a CDS encoding ATP-binding protein is translated as MIRSLRVRLMLAAALLALLFMLALLPALQKAFSLALQESIEQRLASDVTTLISAARIEHGQLQMPALLPDERFNLPYTGLLGYIFDRQGKLVWQSRATRNRNINYHPRYDGRGNEFARIHQDDGEEFFVYDVEVKLLGGKSAAFSIVALQPVREYQDTLNGLREKLYFGFGAALLALMVLLWAGLTWGLRSLRRLSSELDDVESGARDGLSREHPRELLRLTGSLNRLLRSEREQRQRYRDSLDDLAHSLKTPLAVLQGVGESMEQGDREQARVLQSQIERMSQQIDYQLQRASLRKSGLVKHQVELKPLLDSLCSTLAKVYRDKRVEVGFDLPADARVPMEQGALLELLGNLLENAYRLCLGQVRVSLREAPGQLELWVEDDGPGVPPDQRERILERGERLDRQHPGQGIGLAVVKDIIDSYDAELSLGDSELGGAAFRIAFRLD